The proteins below are encoded in one region of Fibrella aestuarina BUZ 2:
- a CDS encoding cellulose synthase family protein: MESLIIALYATILLLLFAYNLGQLSLIVIYLRSGRQRKAKIIMPGSVDWHALPPVTVQLPLYNERYVVERLIDAVAALHYPADKLEIQVLDDSTDDSILLSEKKVAEYQQRGVNIQLIRRPERTGFKAGALAYGLDRSMGEFVAIFDADFVPDPDFLLKTVPHFSNQKVGIVQTRWTHLNEGYSLLTQLQAFGLNAHFFIEQGGRNAADLFMNFNGTAGVWRKQTIYDAGGWSSDTLTEDLDLSYRAQLKGWKFVYREDVGSPAELPVAMNALKSQQYRWMKGAAECARRLMMSVLRSPNVPLVNKLHAFFHLFSSSTFLLVFLLAVLSVPVLYIRSRHPEWDSVYYLINFFQINLVILVLFYGIPFWLTRRQSGNGAAAFIWFFPMYSSLMMGLSLHNTIAVVEGYIGRKTPFVRTPKFNVQNGSDSWRSNVYVTQGLPWLTLLEGGMMLYFIAGIALGLHLHDYRMLFFHWMLTVGFGTVFVYSLLHTVRRYTPA, from the coding sequence ATGGAATCGCTCATCATTGCCCTGTATGCAACCATTCTGTTGCTGTTGTTCGCATACAACCTGGGGCAACTTAGTCTCATTGTGATCTACCTCCGGTCGGGTCGGCAGCGGAAGGCAAAGATCATTATGCCCGGCTCGGTCGACTGGCACGCCTTGCCGCCCGTGACGGTGCAACTACCCCTTTACAACGAACGCTACGTGGTGGAACGGCTGATCGACGCCGTAGCCGCCCTGCACTACCCCGCTGATAAGCTGGAGATTCAGGTCCTCGACGACTCGACCGACGATTCGATTCTGTTGAGCGAAAAAAAGGTGGCCGAGTACCAGCAACGGGGCGTCAATATCCAACTGATTCGCCGTCCCGAACGAACGGGTTTCAAGGCTGGCGCGCTGGCGTATGGCCTTGACCGGTCGATGGGTGAATTCGTGGCCATTTTCGACGCCGACTTCGTGCCCGACCCCGATTTCCTGCTCAAAACGGTGCCGCATTTCAGCAACCAGAAAGTGGGTATCGTCCAGACCCGCTGGACGCACCTCAACGAAGGCTACTCACTGCTGACCCAGTTGCAGGCGTTTGGTCTGAATGCCCATTTCTTCATCGAACAGGGCGGACGCAATGCCGCCGATCTGTTCATGAATTTTAACGGCACGGCAGGCGTGTGGCGTAAACAGACCATCTACGACGCCGGCGGCTGGAGCAGCGATACGCTCACCGAAGACCTCGACCTAAGCTACCGGGCGCAGCTGAAGGGCTGGAAGTTTGTCTACCGGGAAGATGTGGGGTCACCCGCCGAACTGCCCGTGGCGATGAACGCGCTGAAATCGCAGCAGTACCGTTGGATGAAGGGCGCCGCCGAATGCGCCCGGCGGCTGATGATGAGCGTGTTGCGTTCGCCGAATGTGCCGCTCGTAAACAAGCTTCACGCATTTTTTCACCTCTTCAGTAGCTCTACCTTCCTGCTGGTGTTTCTGCTGGCCGTGCTGAGCGTGCCGGTACTCTACATCCGCAGCCGCCACCCCGAGTGGGACTCGGTGTATTACCTCATCAATTTTTTCCAGATTAACCTCGTCATTCTGGTGCTGTTCTACGGCATTCCGTTCTGGCTCACACGTCGGCAGTCGGGCAATGGAGCGGCGGCCTTTATCTGGTTTTTCCCGATGTACTCATCGCTGATGATGGGGCTGTCCCTGCACAACACCATCGCCGTAGTTGAAGGGTATATCGGCCGCAAAACGCCGTTTGTCCGGACGCCCAAATTCAACGTGCAGAACGGGTCGGATAGCTGGCGGAGCAACGTTTATGTTACGCAGGGGCTACCGTGGCTGACACTGCTCGAAGGGGGCATGATGCTCTATTTCATCGCGGGCATTGCGCTGGGCCTTCATTTGCACGACTACCGGATGCTGTTCTTCCACTGGATGCTGACCGTTGGCTTCGGCACGGTGTTCGTATATTCGCTGCTGCATACCGTGCGCCGGTACACGCCCGCCTGA
- a CDS encoding flavin reductase family protein: MKRLHKFKNYDVHSITTTSGERRNANIATWVMQTALGGSRLAVALYKVDYTIELVRESGLLNVNLLAQDQTGLIRKLGQQSGRDKDKFVRLPHALDERGCPYLTEAVGYAQCRVLDSIDAGDHELFVCEVLKQVVLNPDKPVLTNDYLKAKKLVRG; this comes from the coding sequence ATGAAGCGTTTACACAAATTCAAGAACTACGACGTTCACTCGATTACGACAACATCTGGTGAACGGCGCAATGCCAACATTGCTACCTGGGTAATGCAAACGGCGCTGGGCGGTAGCCGGCTGGCGGTGGCGCTTTACAAAGTCGACTACACGATCGAACTGGTGCGTGAAAGCGGTCTGCTCAACGTCAACCTCCTGGCGCAGGACCAAACGGGCCTGATCCGTAAACTCGGGCAGCAGTCGGGGCGCGATAAAGACAAGTTCGTGCGCCTTCCGCATGCCCTCGACGAACGCGGATGCCCCTACCTTACCGAGGCCGTCGGCTACGCTCAATGCCGGGTGCTCGACAGCATCGACGCGGGCGACCATGAGCTGTTTGTTTGTGAAGTACTGAAGCAGGTGGTGCTAAACCCCGACAAGCCTGTGTTAACCAACGACTACCTCAAGGCCAAGAAGCTAGTGAGGGGCTAA
- a CDS encoding 5-formyltetrahydrofolate cyclo-ligase: MTKADIRRHYKARRAALSPADVAALSEQLAELFFADDQIRAYLNVPNAVLHTFLPIRRQQEVDTWHIIRRLRAEWPQIVVLSSITDPATHALTSFRLTPDTILTENRWGIPEPAGPVDTNVPTPTLVLVPLLAFDTQGHRVGYGGGYYDRFLSQLPRMCQTIGLSFFPALSRLDSIEPTDVPLTACIEPAQVVKWSLFNEKS; the protein is encoded by the coding sequence ATGACCAAGGCCGACATTCGCCGCCACTATAAAGCCCGCCGTGCAGCCCTATCCCCCGCTGACGTTGCCGCCCTAAGCGAGCAACTGGCTGAACTGTTTTTTGCCGACGATCAGATCCGGGCCTATCTCAACGTACCTAACGCGGTGCTGCACACGTTCCTGCCCATCCGTCGGCAGCAGGAGGTAGATACCTGGCACATTATCCGGCGGCTCAGGGCGGAATGGCCGCAGATTGTAGTGCTCTCATCGATTACCGATCCGGCAACGCACGCGCTTACGTCGTTCCGGCTTACGCCTGACACCATTCTGACCGAAAACCGCTGGGGTATTCCTGAACCGGCAGGGCCTGTAGATACCAACGTACCCACGCCAACGCTGGTGCTGGTCCCGTTGCTGGCTTTCGATACGCAGGGGCATCGGGTTGGTTACGGCGGCGGCTATTACGACCGGTTTTTGTCCCAACTGCCCCGCATGTGCCAAACGATTGGCTTGTCGTTTTTTCCAGCCCTTTCCCGCCTTGATTCCATAGAACCAACGGACGTACCGCTGACGGCCTGCATCGAGCCAGCGCAAGTAGTAAAATGGTCACTTTTCAACGAAAAATCATAA
- a CDS encoding porin family protein: MRKIYLFTTIGLVSAISSFGQVLFGIQGSGQSTNIAVTAPVGGQQIVSDLSAYLKPKYGFRAGLMADIPITDNLSLRPQLLYSAKGTTLDLSSLLGGLGSVDKSVFQAPISYNFIELPIQAMYGLDAGPGRVVLGAGPYVGYLLNANVTFSGDTQDVDLAGTKRLDLGAQASIGYELPMGITASVYYAHGFTNLSSDQGVSSSGGATPSLSINGAGTANTRAFGLTIGFFFGAGN; this comes from the coding sequence ATGCGGAAAATTTACCTCTTTACAACCATTGGTTTAGTGAGCGCCATCAGCAGTTTTGGACAAGTGTTGTTTGGTATTCAGGGAAGTGGTCAGTCGACCAACATTGCCGTAACAGCTCCCGTGGGTGGGCAGCAAATCGTATCGGATCTGTCGGCGTATCTCAAACCCAAGTATGGTTTCCGGGCGGGCCTGATGGCCGACATTCCCATCACCGATAACCTCTCGCTACGGCCTCAACTGCTCTACTCGGCAAAAGGCACGACACTGGATTTAAGCAGCCTGCTGGGTGGGCTTGGGAGTGTCGACAAAAGTGTATTTCAGGCGCCGATCAGCTACAACTTCATCGAACTGCCCATCCAGGCGATGTATGGGCTCGATGCGGGGCCGGGTCGCGTGGTACTGGGCGCGGGTCCCTACGTGGGTTACCTACTCAACGCCAACGTGACGTTCTCGGGCGATACGCAGGATGTGGATCTGGCCGGTACCAAACGGCTCGACCTGGGGGCGCAGGCGTCGATCGGCTACGAACTACCCATGGGTATCACGGCGTCGGTGTATTACGCACACGGTTTTACCAATCTGTCGTCCGATCAGGGCGTTTCGTCGTCGGGCGGGGCTACGCCATCGCTGAGTATCAATGGGGCTGGCACGGCCAATACCCGCGCTTTCGGCCTTACGATAGGTTTCTTCTTCGGTGCCGGTAATTAG
- a CDS encoding porin family protein, with translation MRKFIYSMISCLLTTTALFGQVRFGLQGSGQLATIAEKAPQGQGLPNSTDYTKQRFGFRAGVMADIPVSEQFSIRPQLLYSVKGTKVNLGDLLGGVPTGVDPNKLELTLNYNFLELPVLVMYGLDAGPGRVVLGAGPYAAYLLKTSSTFDGKTLNDDLADEKRLDYGLAASAGYELPMGVTLSAYYSLGLANLAAGSATNIPGTGSVANTGSAYHRAFGLTLGYFFGSGK, from the coding sequence ATGCGTAAATTCATCTATTCAATGATCAGCTGTCTGCTGACGACCACCGCCTTGTTCGGTCAAGTTCGGTTCGGATTACAGGGCAGCGGTCAGCTCGCCACTATCGCCGAAAAGGCACCTCAGGGGCAGGGGTTGCCTAATTCGACTGACTATACCAAGCAGCGATTCGGGTTTCGGGCGGGAGTCATGGCCGATATACCCGTGTCGGAGCAGTTTTCGATCCGTCCACAATTGCTTTATTCGGTTAAAGGCACCAAGGTTAACCTGGGTGACTTGCTTGGTGGCGTTCCTACAGGCGTTGATCCCAATAAACTGGAATTGACGCTCAACTACAATTTTCTGGAGCTACCCGTTCTGGTAATGTACGGGCTCGATGCGGGTCCCGGCCGGGTTGTGCTGGGTGCTGGTCCGTATGCTGCGTATTTGTTAAAGACTAGCTCCACTTTCGATGGGAAGACCCTGAACGATGATCTGGCAGACGAAAAACGGCTCGACTATGGCCTTGCTGCTTCGGCTGGCTATGAACTGCCGATGGGCGTTACCCTCTCTGCCTACTATTCGCTGGGTCTGGCCAACTTGGCCGCTGGTTCAGCAACCAATATTCCCGGAACAGGTTCGGTCGCAAATACAGGTAGTGCCTACCACCGAGCTTTCGGCCTCACACTCGGCTATTTCTTTGGCTCCGGTAAATAG